A stretch of the uncultured Bacteroides sp. genome encodes the following:
- a CDS encoding lipocalin family protein — protein sequence MKQNKTIAVVPYVEIDRYAGVWYEIGRYPHWYERGAYNVSAEYILRNDYLEIINRCKRAKKEHQVKGKAFIVPDSGNAKLKVQFQWPFKGDYWIIDLDEDYQWAVVSNPSQTNLWILYRKPTICNEELRSIVYRLVNRGFELAKVHWTKQTDKTRK from the coding sequence ATGAAACAAAACAAAACAATAGCTGTTGTCCCCTATGTTGAAATAGATAGATATGCGGGTGTGTGGTACGAAATTGGTCGATACCCACACTGGTATGAAAGAGGCGCCTATAATGTTTCAGCCGAGTATATTTTAAGAAATGATTATCTTGAAATTATTAACCGATGCAAAAGGGCAAAAAAAGAGCATCAGGTAAAAGGTAAAGCTTTCATTGTGCCCGATTCAGGAAACGCTAAACTAAAAGTACAGTTTCAATGGCCATTCAAAGGCGATTACTGGATTATTGATTTAGACGAGGATTATCAGTGGGCTGTTGTTTCTAATCCTTCACAAACAAATTTATGGATTCTTTACCGCAAACCAACAATCTGCAATGAAGAACTTCGCTCCATTGTTTATCGTTTGGTAAATCGAGGGTTCGAGTTGGCGAAAGTTCATTGGACAAAGCAAACAGACAAAACAAGAAAATGA
- a CDS encoding pyridoxamine 5'-phosphate oxidase family protein yields the protein MKTVILEEQEKVEEIISRSDICFVGMVDSQNAPYVIPMNFGYKDGVIYLHSGPTGHSIDILSKNNHVCITFSIDHELVFQHPKVACSYRMKAKSVICRGKVCFIENLDDKREALNIIMSHYSDKTFEYSDPAVKNVKIWEIPIDSISAKEYGVPH from the coding sequence ATGAAAACAGTAATATTAGAAGAACAAGAAAAAGTAGAAGAAATTATTTCCCGAAGCGATATTTGTTTTGTAGGAATGGTTGATAGCCAGAACGCCCCCTATGTTATCCCTATGAATTTTGGATATAAGGACGGAGTTATTTATTTACATTCCGGTCCTACAGGGCATTCTATTGATATACTTAGTAAGAATAACCATGTCTGCATAACTTTCAGCATTGATCATGAACTGGTTTTTCAGCATCCAAAGGTAGCTTGCAGCTATCGCATGAAAGCTAAAAGCGTGATTTGCCGTGGCAAGGTATGCTTCATTGAAAATCTAGACGATAAACGAGAAGCGCTTAATATAATTATGAGCCACTATTCAGACAAGACTTTTGAATATTCAGACCCTGCGGTGAAGAATGTAAAAATATGGGAGATTCCCATTGACAGCATTAGTGCCAAAGAATATGGTGTCCCTCATTAA
- the gldN gene encoding gliding motility protein GldN, whose amino-acid sequence MKRFICIMAFLCTTLGMFQVAAQPKARKAKQEVKESGPALSVRAQTQYTGQISMPQEVIWKREIYRTLDLKQEKNTALYYPVEPIGDKMNLFTLIFKLIADGKIPAYEYHLDGTEALTADNKIKFKDVLDRFHIYHQIKRDTQTKDTLYSIDNSDIPGNEVLSYFIKEVWYFDQHSSTYNSKVVAICPVLHRSGDFSTEVIKYPMFWLNYNDLGPYLVRTNVMTSNLNNTANISLEDYFTTRQYKGDIYKTTNMLNQTLAQYCPTDSAMIKEQKKIEGQLKAFEEHLWENPTDTIVKNETKKSASSATEKSVKKSSKRKSNASTSTVKVKKENSSSSAPKASVRRQRR is encoded by the coding sequence ATGAAACGCTTTATATGTATCATGGCTTTTCTTTGCACTACACTTGGCATGTTTCAGGTTGCAGCGCAACCTAAAGCGCGTAAAGCAAAACAGGAAGTTAAAGAATCTGGGCCAGCCCTTTCAGTACGGGCGCAAACTCAATATACCGGGCAAATAAGTATGCCTCAGGAGGTAATATGGAAACGAGAAATTTACAGAACGCTTGATTTGAAGCAGGAAAAGAATACTGCCTTATATTATCCGGTGGAACCTATTGGTGATAAAATGAATCTTTTTACTTTAATTTTTAAGTTGATTGCAGATGGAAAGATTCCTGCTTATGAATATCATCTGGATGGAACAGAAGCTTTGACAGCAGATAATAAAATCAAATTTAAAGACGTACTTGATCGTTTTCATATCTATCATCAGATAAAAAGAGATACACAGACCAAAGATACTCTTTATTCTATTGATAATAGTGATATACCAGGTAATGAGGTTCTTAGCTATTTTATAAAAGAAGTCTGGTATTTTGATCAGCATTCGTCCACTTACAATTCAAAGGTTGTTGCTATTTGTCCTGTGCTTCATCGCTCTGGCGACTTCTCTACGGAAGTTATCAAATATCCTATGTTCTGGCTTAATTATAATGACTTAGGTCCTTATCTGGTACGTACGAATGTTATGACAAGTAATCTGAATAACACAGCAAATATTAGTTTAGAGGATTATTTTACTACTCGCCAATATAAGGGTGATATCTATAAAACGACCAATATGCTGAATCAGACTCTAGCACAATATTGCCCAACAGATAGTGCTATGATTAAGGAGCAGAAAAAGATAGAAGGTCAGTTAAAGGCTTTTGAGGAACATCTTTGGGAAAATCCTACCGATACAATTGTGAAGAATGAGACAAAGAAGTCAGCTTCATCAGCTACTGAGAAGTCTGTAAAAAAGAGCTCTAAGAGAAAAAGTAATGCATCAACTTCTACTGTAAAAGTGAAAAAAGAGAACTCTTCTTCATCTGCTCCAAAAGCTTCAGTTCGTCGTCAAAGAAGATAA
- the gldM gene encoding gliding motility protein GldM — translation MASIGSESPRQKMINLMYLVLMALLALNVSSDVLNGFSLVDESLNRSTANSTRQNQTLYKDMADFLSKNPEKVQEWFDKAQHVRKMSDSLYNYVDKLKYKIVKAADGDEANVNDIKNKEDLEAANLVMLAPGTGQGKKLFKAINSYRKAILTMVTDSAQRKIISSNLGTAVPRRATTIGKNWQEYIFENTPVAAAVTLLTKLQNDVRYAEGEVLHTLVKNIDVRDIRVNQVNAYVIPSAQTIVRGGKFTAQIILAAVDSTQKPSVYIGNRLLPAGNNGFYQTVCNNTGEFTLAGYLELNKGNGDILRRNFSQKYTVINPSATVAATMMNVLYAGYDNPMSVSVPGISSQNVQMKVTNGNGALRSVPGGYIVRPSRTGQTEFAVMANVGGRTQLMGNFVYRVRQLPDPMPFIEYEGTPGNPKKYRGGTGFSKALLMGTDGIAAAIDDGLLNVNFRVLSFETVFFDNMGNAVPELSAGSKFSSRQRDVFRKLSRGKRFYISRVRAVGPDGIERLLPTTLEVIVN, via the coding sequence ATGGCATCAATTGGATCAGAGTCTCCACGTCAGAAGATGATAAACTTAATGTATCTCGTCTTGATGGCTTTGCTGGCTTTGAATGTTTCTTCAGATGTGCTCAATGGCTTTTCATTGGTAGATGAGAGCCTGAACAGATCAACTGCTAATTCAACGAGGCAGAATCAGACATTGTATAAAGATATGGCTGATTTCTTGAGTAAAAATCCGGAAAAGGTGCAGGAATGGTTTGATAAAGCTCAACATGTGCGAAAGATGTCGGACTCTCTTTATAACTATGTTGATAAATTAAAATATAAAATAGTTAAGGCTGCTGATGGTGATGAGGCTAATGTAAATGATATAAAGAATAAAGAAGATCTGGAAGCAGCGAATCTTGTGATGTTAGCTCCAGGCACCGGCCAAGGAAAAAAGTTGTTTAAGGCTATAAATAGCTACAGAAAAGCTATTCTGACCATGGTAACTGATAGCGCACAAAGAAAGATAATAAGTAGTAACTTGGGTACCGCAGTCCCAAGAAGAGCTACAACTATAGGAAAGAACTGGCAGGAATATATTTTTGAGAATACTCCTGTAGCGGCTGCTGTTACTTTGCTGACCAAGTTGCAGAATGACGTTCGTTACGCCGAAGGAGAAGTTTTGCATACGTTAGTGAAAAATATAGATGTGAGAGATATTCGTGTGAATCAGGTAAATGCTTATGTAATACCTAGTGCACAGACTATTGTACGTGGAGGAAAATTCACTGCTCAGATTATTCTGGCGGCGGTAGATTCAACGCAGAAACCATCAGTATATATTGGAAACAGATTATTGCCGGCGGGAAATAATGGGTTCTATCAAACAGTATGCAATAATACAGGAGAGTTCACTTTGGCGGGTTATTTGGAATTAAACAAGGGAAATGGAGATATTCTGAGACGAAACTTCTCTCAGAAATATACTGTTATAAATCCTTCGGCAACGGTAGCTGCTACAATGATGAATGTACTCTATGCTGGATACGATAATCCAATGAGTGTATCTGTTCCGGGAATTTCGAGTCAGAATGTACAAATGAAGGTAACCAATGGAAACGGAGCTTTGAGGTCTGTACCCGGAGGATACATAGTACGTCCTTCAAGAACCGGTCAGACTGAATTCGCTGTTATGGCTAATGTAGGAGGAAGAACTCAACTTATGGGTAATTTTGTATATAGGGTAAGGCAGTTACCAGATCCAATGCCGTTTATAGAATATGAAGGTACTCCTGGAAACCCTAAGAAATACCGTGGAGGCACAGGCTTTTCAAAGGCTCTTTTAATGGGTACAGATGGAATTGCTGCAGCAATAGACGATGGACTGCTGAATGTGAATTTCCGTGTCCTTAGCTTTGAAACGGTGTTCTTTGATAATATGGGAAATGCTGTTCCTGAACTATCAGCTGGAAGTAAGTTCTCATCAAGGCAAAGAGATGTATTCCGTAAATTGTCTCGTGGAAAACGATTCTATATTTCACGGGTAAGAGCTGTTGGTCCTGATGGCATTGAACGCCTGCTCCCTACAACTCTAGAAGTAATTGTAAATTAA
- the gldL gene encoding gliding motility protein GldL: protein MSNNNKKRGLFRRFQDFMASYRGKVLLNYAYSWGASIVITGVLFKLTHLPGANMMLWIGMGTEIIVFFISAFDRPSKSYKWESVFPDIKISGASHDKKHEWFDSDKDIEEEKLPTTAVEQAINRPSVSQYTTNTRTAQPLSSQGVAFTVSGSAQYVPAGVQETPVSDSEKVKFVGGMPVPGDENWAAGISGEVVANSPEVADATAVYLGKLQSMADTLERFNSATNSLAEVSDTLLRSYKSISDNSESITSNSQGYVEQMQSLNRNLMGLNTIYEIQLKSISSQIDTIDKVNKGLTRIKDMYEGSTGDSEKFHAETEKMAQQIEELNKVYARMLKAMTVNMNNQQQL from the coding sequence ATGAGTAACAATAATAAGAAGAGAGGCCTGTTCCGTAGATTTCAGGATTTTATGGCCAGTTACAGAGGGAAAGTGCTGCTTAACTATGCTTATAGTTGGGGTGCTTCAATCGTAATTACGGGTGTATTGTTTAAGCTAACCCATTTGCCGGGGGCAAACATGATGTTGTGGATTGGTATGGGTACTGAAATTATTGTATTTTTTATATCAGCTTTCGACCGTCCGTCTAAATCATATAAATGGGAAAGTGTGTTTCCCGATATAAAGATTTCCGGTGCAAGTCATGATAAGAAGCATGAATGGTTTGATTCTGATAAGGATATTGAAGAAGAGAAGTTACCCACCACCGCTGTAGAACAGGCAATAAACCGACCTTCTGTAAGTCAGTATACCACAAATACAAGGACGGCTCAACCGTTGTCTTCACAAGGTGTAGCGTTCACAGTATCAGGAAGTGCTCAATATGTGCCGGCTGGCGTACAAGAAACACCTGTGTCCGATAGTGAGAAAGTTAAATTTGTAGGTGGAATGCCTGTTCCTGGTGATGAGAACTGGGCAGCAGGGATTAGTGGTGAAGTTGTGGCTAACTCTCCAGAGGTGGCAGATGCAACAGCTGTTTATCTTGGCAAGCTACAATCAATGGCAGATACTTTGGAACGCTTTAATTCAGCCACAAATTCATTAGCTGAGGTTTCGGATACTTTGTTGAGATCATACAAAAGCATCAGTGATAATTCAGAATCAATTACTTCAAACTCTCAGGGATACGTGGAACAAATGCAGTCTCTGAATCGTAATTTGATGGGATTAAATACCATTTATGAAATCCAACTGAAAAGTATAAGTTCTCAGATTGATACAATAGACAAAGTAAACAAAGGTTTGACCCGTATCAAGGATATGTATGAGGGCTCAACCGGAGATAGTGAGAAGTTCCATGCGGAAACCGAGAAGATGGCACAGCAAATTGAGGAGTTAAACAAAGTTTATGCTCGAATGCTGAAGGCTATGACGGTAAACATGAACAACCAACAACAATTATAA
- a CDS encoding SUMF1/EgtB/PvdO family nonheme iron enzyme, which produces MKKILFIASIVIAVGLSSCGGPIGESSTGGELTGVGAVAWDEPAPYGMVLIKRGSIKVGPSETDSLWGKSIPSKDVSVDAFWMDETEVSNSKYKQFVFWVRDSIIRERLADPAYGGNEAYKITEDRNGDPIKPHLNWAKPIPWKHATEEEQAAINSVYTVHPIDGTKMLDAKQMNYYYEYFDQTQAALRKNRLNPADRNRNTDIPVNNDEVVMISKDTAYINDEGRIVNQTITRKLSSLYDFQNSYIVNIYPDTTCWVNDFQNSYNEPYMKLYFNHPSYNDYPVVGVSWEQANAFCAWRTNYLLAGLRGAARQIQRYRLPTEVEWEFAARGQENNAYPWKPGDTKSDKGCYYANFKPGRGNYTKDGNLITTKVGSYSPNSNGLYDMAGNVSEWTSTVYTEAGVLSMNDMNPELKYNAAKEDPYVMKKKTVRGGSWKDVAAYVRSDARSYEYQNENRSYIGFRCVRTQIGYNKKGR; this is translated from the coding sequence ATGAAAAAGATCTTATTCATAGCAAGTATAGTTATTGCAGTTGGACTAAGTTCATGTGGAGGTCCAATCGGAGAGTCTTCTACGGGAGGTGAGTTGACAGGTGTTGGTGCGGTGGCATGGGATGAACCGGCACCTTACGGGATGGTGCTCATTAAACGAGGATCTATTAAAGTAGGGCCAAGTGAAACTGACAGTCTTTGGGGGAAATCTATTCCTTCAAAGGATGTATCAGTAGATGCTTTCTGGATGGATGAAACAGAAGTAAGTAATTCCAAATACAAACAATTTGTGTTCTGGGTACGAGATTCCATTATTCGTGAACGTTTAGCTGACCCTGCCTATGGCGGCAATGAAGCTTACAAGATAACTGAAGACAGGAACGGAGATCCTATCAAGCCTCATTTAAACTGGGCAAAACCAATTCCATGGAAACATGCAACGGAAGAAGAGCAAGCTGCAATTAACAGCGTTTATACAGTTCACCCAATTGACGGAACTAAAATGCTTGATGCCAAGCAGATGAACTATTATTATGAATACTTTGATCAGACTCAGGCTGCTCTTCGTAAGAATAGGTTAAACCCTGCCGATAGAAACAGAAACACGGATATTCCGGTGAATAATGATGAGGTGGTTATGATTTCAAAGGATACCGCATATATTAATGACGAAGGCAGGATTGTGAATCAGACAATTACTCGCAAGCTCTCTTCTTTATATGATTTTCAGAATAGTTATATCGTCAATATTTACCCGGATACGACTTGCTGGGTGAACGATTTTCAGAACTCATATAATGAACCTTATATGAAGCTTTATTTCAATCATCCCAGCTATAACGATTATCCTGTAGTGGGTGTTTCATGGGAACAGGCAAATGCTTTCTGTGCTTGGCGGACAAACTATTTATTGGCTGGATTGAGAGGTGCTGCCCGTCAGATACAACGTTATCGGTTACCCACCGAAGTGGAATGGGAATTTGCTGCAAGAGGGCAGGAAAATAATGCTTATCCATGGAAGCCTGGTGATACAAAATCAGATAAAGGCTGTTATTATGCAAACTTTAAACCCGGTAGGGGTAACTATACAAAAGATGGAAATTTGATTACCACTAAAGTGGGGTCTTATTCTCCTAATTCAAATGGCTTATATGATATGGCAGGTAATGTTTCCGAGTGGACTTCTACGGTTTACACGGAAGCTGGCGTACTTTCCATGAATGATATGAATCCTGAACTGAAGTACAATGCAGCAAAGGAGGACCCTTATGTGATGAAGAAGAAAACCGTTCGTGGTGGTTCTTGGAAAGATGTAGCAGCTTATGTGCGCTCTGATGCCCGTTCTTATGAATATCAGAATGAGAACAGATCTTACATTGGCTTCCGTTGTGTCAGAACGCAGATTGGTTATAATAAAAAAGGCAGATAA
- a CDS encoding PorP/SprF family type IX secretion system membrane protein, with protein MTFKRFLFFCFALLCCFAANAQFDAQFSQYWAVTGYYNPANAGQMDKLMLSGAYSQQLMGFTNAPKSMYFGADMPFNFLGSKHGVGITLFNEGIGLFRNQMFSLQYSYKKKIGKGQLGFGMQVGALNISFDPTNINLGDETNDNAFPTTTISGMSMDVGVGAYYTHPGYYTGLSVTHLTSPTVLLGENNKFKVDPTIYLTGGCNIKTENPLIWIQPSFLLKSDLVSTKVDLTGRMFYNYNDKTFYGGLSYSPGTSVTFLVGAKIKNITVGYAYDMFTSQIGAGSGSHDLIVNYSTDINFSGHSKNKHKSIRIL; from the coding sequence ATGACATTTAAAAGATTTCTTTTCTTTTGTTTTGCTTTGCTTTGCTGCTTTGCTGCGAATGCACAGTTTGATGCGCAATTCAGTCAGTATTGGGCGGTGACCGGATATTATAATCCTGCTAATGCCGGACAAATGGATAAACTAATGCTATCTGGCGCTTATAGTCAGCAATTGATGGGTTTTACCAACGCACCAAAATCAATGTATTTCGGTGCTGATATGCCGTTCAATTTCCTTGGAAGTAAGCATGGAGTTGGTATTACTCTTTTTAATGAAGGGATTGGCCTTTTCAGAAATCAAATGTTTAGCTTGCAGTATTCTTATAAAAAGAAGATTGGAAAAGGACAGCTTGGCTTTGGAATGCAGGTTGGCGCATTGAATATTTCTTTTGATCCGACTAATATCAATTTGGGTGATGAGACTAACGATAATGCTTTTCCAACCACCACCATCTCTGGGATGAGCATGGATGTAGGAGTGGGGGCATATTATACACATCCGGGTTATTATACAGGACTTTCGGTCACTCATCTTACTTCTCCAACTGTGTTGCTGGGTGAAAATAATAAGTTTAAGGTAGATCCTACTATTTATTTAACAGGTGGATGCAATATTAAAACGGAAAACCCGTTAATTTGGATACAGCCATCTTTTTTATTAAAGAGTGATTTGGTCTCTACAAAAGTTGACTTAACGGGACGGATGTTCTATAATTATAATGATAAAACCTTCTATGGTGGTTTGTCGTATAGTCCGGGTACATCAGTAACGTTTTTAGTTGGAGCAAAAATAAAGAATATTACTGTGGGCTACGCTTACGATATGTTTACGTCGCAAATAGGAGCCGGAAGTGGAAGTCATGATCTGATTGTCAATTATTCAACGGATATTAATTTCTCGGGACACAGTAAAAACAAACATAAAAGTATACGTATTTTATAA
- a CDS encoding DUF2795 domain-containing protein: protein MYWTLELASKLEDAPWPASKDELIDYAMRSGAPLEVIENLQEMEDEGEIYESIEDIWPDYPSKEDFFFNEEEY from the coding sequence ATGTATTGGACATTGGAATTGGCATCTAAACTGGAAGATGCACCTTGGCCTGCTTCCAAGGATGAACTTATTGATTACGCGATGCGTTCTGGCGCACCACTTGAAGTGATTGAAAATCTTCAGGAAATGGAGGATGAAGGTGAGATATATGAAAGTATCGAAGATATTTGGCCGGATTATCCCAGCAAAGAAGACTTCTTCTTCAACGAGGAAGAGTATTAA
- a CDS encoding cob(I)yrinic acid a,c-diamide adenosyltransferase, with translation MKKSKVYTKTGDKGTTSLVGGTRISKTDIRLESYGTVDELNAQLGLLVTYLEDESDKSFVLKIQHKLFSVGSYLATDQNNTTLNQSSIILLSDIEAIENEIDTIDEQLPEINRFVIPGGSRKSAVCHVCRTVCRRAERRILSLAMTCTIDENVIAFINRLSDYLFLLSRKQNISNNSSEIFWDKTCK, from the coding sequence ATGAAGAAAAGTAAAGTATATACTAAAACAGGAGATAAAGGTACCACCTCTCTGGTAGGTGGAACAAGGATTTCTAAAACAGACATCCGTTTAGAGTCGTATGGCACGGTAGATGAACTGAATGCCCAGCTAGGTTTGCTGGTTACATATCTGGAGGATGAATCAGATAAGAGCTTTGTTTTAAAGATACAGCATAAGCTTTTCTCGGTAGGATCTTATCTGGCCACTGACCAGAACAACACTACTCTGAATCAATCTAGCATCATTCTGCTGTCAGACATAGAAGCTATAGAAAATGAAATAGACACGATAGATGAACAATTGCCAGAGATAAATCGTTTTGTTATACCTGGAGGAAGTCGTAAATCTGCAGTTTGTCATGTTTGCCGAACAGTTTGCCGCCGGGCCGAAAGACGTATATTATCACTCGCAATGACTTGTACCATAGATGAGAATGTAATAGCATTTATCAACCGTTTATCTGATTATTTGTTCCTTTTATCGCGAAAACAGAATATAAGTAATAATAGTAGTGAAATATTCTGGGATAAAACTTGCAAATGA
- a CDS encoding class I SAM-dependent methyltransferase yields the protein MKRKMFYKRALIWLLRFRHRKGYGVHSPFAFNLITGVFFEKAPYYDYEYLREIVCKARKKSPALWKRYIDSFRIYELLFRLANDAKPHTILEIGTSAGVSSLYLSCSRKEARFITLDEKSPANDLAIRLFSYNSNKIDYRTGDVSALLPEAIYELNTLDFLLLHPGEYSLSTIQTMFEQCMNKSNPCSVFVIQDIYSSSEIKNWWRELVADERLGITFDLYDMGIIYFDKKKIKQHYIVNF from the coding sequence ATGAAGAGAAAAATGTTTTATAAAAGAGCTTTAATTTGGTTGCTGAGGTTCCGGCATCGTAAAGGCTATGGGGTGCATTCCCCCTTTGCCTTTAATCTGATTACCGGAGTTTTTTTCGAAAAGGCTCCTTATTATGATTACGAGTATTTAAGAGAGATAGTTTGTAAAGCACGGAAAAAATCACCTGCTTTATGGAAACGCTATATTGACAGTTTCCGTATTTATGAACTTCTTTTTAGACTGGCCAATGACGCAAAACCTCATACTATTCTTGAGATTGGAACTTCTGCCGGGGTAAGCAGTCTCTATTTGTCTTGCTCCAGGAAAGAGGCTCGTTTCATCACTTTGGATGAGAAATCTCCTGCAAATGATCTGGCTATTCGTTTATTTAGTTATAATAGTAACAAGATAGATTATCGGACCGGAGATGTTTCAGCTTTGCTTCCTGAAGCAATATATGAATTGAATACTCTCGACTTTCTGCTTTTACACCCTGGAGAATATTCTTTGTCCACCATTCAAACAATGTTTGAACAGTGTATGAATAAAAGCAATCCTTGTTCCGTTTTTGTAATACAAGATATTTATTCCTCTTCTGAGATAAAGAACTGGTGGAGAGAGCTGGTGGCTGATGAACGATTGGGGATAACTTTCGATCTTTATGATATGGGTATCATCTATTTTGATAAAAAAAAGATAAAGCAACACTATATCGTGAACTTTTAA